The proteins below come from a single Falco rusticolus isolate bFalRus1 chromosome 8, bFalRus1.pri, whole genome shotgun sequence genomic window:
- the LOC119152579 gene encoding interferon lambda-3-like, with translation MLCLGFTPLLALVLGASLGAAFPQDALKKSCSLSKYQFPVPHELKAVQKMKMHFEAIMHQSNRRCNTRLFHRKWNPAELSVHDRMMLVEAELDLATTMLGLSAAPKFAETRQQPLAFLTQAREDLRGCLAMEAPSHQPSGKLRHWLQKLQVAKDTETTSCLEASTILHLFQVLNDLRCTALREQCT, from the exons ATGCTGTGCCTCGGCTTCACCCCGCTGCTTGCACTGGTGCTGGGGGCCAGCCTTGGGGCCGCCTTCCCCCAGGATGCCCTGaagaagagctgcagcctgtcCAAGTACCAGTTCCCTGTGCCCCATGAGCTGAAGGCTGTGCAGAAGATGAAGATGCATTTT GAGGCCATCATGCATCAGTCGAACCGCAGATGCAACACCAGGCTCTTCCATAGGAAATGGAACCCAGCAGAGCTGTCG GTGCATGATCGAATGATGCTGGTAGAAGCTGAACTGGACCTTGCCACCACCATGTTGGGGCTCTCTGCTGCCCCCAAGTTCGCTGAGACAcgccagcagcccctggccttCCTCACCCAAGCCCGGGAGGACCTGCGAGGCTGT CTGGCCATGGAGGCTCCTTCACATCAGCCCtctgggaaactgaggcactggctgcagaagctgcaggtgGCCAAGGACACA GAGACCACCAGTTGCCTGGAAGCCTCCACCATCCTCCACCTCTTCCAAGTGCTGAATGACCTGCGGTGCACAGCCCTCCGGGAGCAATGCACTTAG